One Pyrus communis chromosome 4, drPyrComm1.1, whole genome shotgun sequence genomic region harbors:
- the LOC137731361 gene encoding uncharacterized protein isoform X1, with translation MLAAESVPNGAAEPPPSPQAGFQNLKTVNEEATDLEPTGRRPDISLQIPRRPVGFGSSRSGKGLLQSQGSFKGSSLSGGLFRALSFKRKGNQPDGERSSLLNSDPSRDPERCTSLPVTPISNLSASVATPSSARMYNEVHKPREVIQLKEMVVINCVQKEITTVLRSLSMPGCNKVIVRSVSFATRNEQTQADPSDDQITPVPVEANDEEIPEEEAVCRICLDACDEQNTLKMECFCKGALRLLHEECAIKWFSTKGNKKCDVCGQEVQNLPVTLLRVQSTAQRGSGQQHNQQGLHPETISAWQDFVVLVLISTICYFFFLEQLLIRDLKTRAIVITAPFAFTLGLLASTFAIILAIREYIWTYAALEFALVALIVHLFYSILHLMAIYAILLAAVLGFGIAMSLNSLYMKYFTWRVQVAQSQSSSPV, from the exons gCTGGTTTCCAAAATCTGAAGACAGTAAATGAAGAAGCTACCGACCTGGAACCTACTGGGAGGCGCCCAGACATATCACTTCAGATACCCCGAAGGCCTGTGGGTTTTGGCAGTAGCCGTAGCGGAAAGGGTTTACTGCAGTCTCAAGGTTCCTTTAAGGGCAGCTCGCTATCAGGGGGCCTTTTCCGGGCTTTAAGCTTCAAGAGAAAAGGCAATCAACCGGATGGTGAGAGAAGCTCCCTCCTTAATTCAGACCCCAGTAGAGATCCTGAAAGATGTACCTCTCTTCCTGTTACACCGATATCAAATTTGTCCGCCTCTGTTGCTACACCCAGCTCTGCGAGGATGTATAATGAAGTGCACAAGCCACGT GAAGTCATCCAACTGAAAGAGATGGTTGTGATTAATTGTGTGCAGAAAGAAATTACAACAGTTTTGAGGTCCCTTTCTATGCCTGGATGTAATAAAGTCATTGTAAGATCCGTATCTTTTGCAACTCGAAATGAGCAGACTCAAGCAGATCCTAGTGATG ATCAAATAACTCCAGTTCCAGTGGAGGCCAATGATGAAGAAATTCCTGAAGAAGAAGCAGTGTGCAGGATATGTCTTGATGCATGTGATGAACAAAATACGCTCAAAATGGAATGTTTTTGCAAAGGTGCTCTTAGACTTCTACATGAAGAGTGCGCCATTAAGTGGTTCAGCACAAAAGGAAACAAGAAATGTGATGTATGTGGTCAAGAGGTTCAGAATTTACCTGTAACATTGCTTCGGGTGCAGAGCACTGCTCAAAGGGGTAGTGGACAGCAGCACAACCAACAGGGTTTGCATCCAGAAACGATAAG TGCCTGGCAGGACTTTGTGGTACTGGTCTTGATTAGCACAATATGctatttcttcttccttgagCAGCTACTG ATTCGTGACTTGAAAACTAGAGCGATTGTAATTACAGCACCGTTTGCATTTACATTGGGTCTCTTGGCATCCACATTCGCCATCATCCTTG CAATCAGGGAGTACATATGGACTTATGCAGCTCTGGAGTTTGCGCTTGTCGCCCTCATCGTCCACCTGTTCTACAGCATA CTTCATCTGATGGCCATTTACGCGATATTGCTTGCTGCAGTGTTGGGTTTCGGAATAGCGATGAGCCTCAACTCATTGTACATGAAATATTTCACCTGGAGAGTTCAAGTTGCACAATCTCAAAGCTCTAGCCCTGTATGA
- the LOC137731361 gene encoding uncharacterized protein isoform X2, with translation MLAAESVPNGAAEPPPSPQAGFQNLKTVNEEATDLEPTGRRPDISLQIPRRPVGFGSSRSGKGLLQSQGSFKGSSLSGGLFRALSFKRKGNQPDGERSSLLNSDPSRDPERCTSLPVTPISNLSASVATPSSARMYNEVHKPRKEITTVLRSLSMPGCNKVIVRSVSFATRNEQTQADPSDDQITPVPVEANDEEIPEEEAVCRICLDACDEQNTLKMECFCKGALRLLHEECAIKWFSTKGNKKCDVCGQEVQNLPVTLLRVQSTAQRGSGQQHNQQGLHPETISAWQDFVVLVLISTICYFFFLEQLLIRDLKTRAIVITAPFAFTLGLLASTFAIILAIREYIWTYAALEFALVALIVHLFYSILHLMAIYAILLAAVLGFGIAMSLNSLYMKYFTWRVQVAQSQSSSPV, from the exons gCTGGTTTCCAAAATCTGAAGACAGTAAATGAAGAAGCTACCGACCTGGAACCTACTGGGAGGCGCCCAGACATATCACTTCAGATACCCCGAAGGCCTGTGGGTTTTGGCAGTAGCCGTAGCGGAAAGGGTTTACTGCAGTCTCAAGGTTCCTTTAAGGGCAGCTCGCTATCAGGGGGCCTTTTCCGGGCTTTAAGCTTCAAGAGAAAAGGCAATCAACCGGATGGTGAGAGAAGCTCCCTCCTTAATTCAGACCCCAGTAGAGATCCTGAAAGATGTACCTCTCTTCCTGTTACACCGATATCAAATTTGTCCGCCTCTGTTGCTACACCCAGCTCTGCGAGGATGTATAATGAAGTGCACAAGCCACGT AAAGAAATTACAACAGTTTTGAGGTCCCTTTCTATGCCTGGATGTAATAAAGTCATTGTAAGATCCGTATCTTTTGCAACTCGAAATGAGCAGACTCAAGCAGATCCTAGTGATG ATCAAATAACTCCAGTTCCAGTGGAGGCCAATGATGAAGAAATTCCTGAAGAAGAAGCAGTGTGCAGGATATGTCTTGATGCATGTGATGAACAAAATACGCTCAAAATGGAATGTTTTTGCAAAGGTGCTCTTAGACTTCTACATGAAGAGTGCGCCATTAAGTGGTTCAGCACAAAAGGAAACAAGAAATGTGATGTATGTGGTCAAGAGGTTCAGAATTTACCTGTAACATTGCTTCGGGTGCAGAGCACTGCTCAAAGGGGTAGTGGACAGCAGCACAACCAACAGGGTTTGCATCCAGAAACGATAAG TGCCTGGCAGGACTTTGTGGTACTGGTCTTGATTAGCACAATATGctatttcttcttccttgagCAGCTACTG ATTCGTGACTTGAAAACTAGAGCGATTGTAATTACAGCACCGTTTGCATTTACATTGGGTCTCTTGGCATCCACATTCGCCATCATCCTTG CAATCAGGGAGTACATATGGACTTATGCAGCTCTGGAGTTTGCGCTTGTCGCCCTCATCGTCCACCTGTTCTACAGCATA CTTCATCTGATGGCCATTTACGCGATATTGCTTGCTGCAGTGTTGGGTTTCGGAATAGCGATGAGCCTCAACTCATTGTACATGAAATATTTCACCTGGAGAGTTCAAGTTGCACAATCTCAAAGCTCTAGCCCTGTATGA